The Corynebacterium atypicum genome contains the following window.
CCGGGGCCATGGAGACCCAGAACTTCGCCCCTGAAGATAACGAGTCCGCGGCCGTCGTGGCCGAGCGGGTCAGCGCCGACGGCGAAATGGGCGAGTGCTCCGGCACCGCCATCGCACCGCGCTGGGTGCTCACCGCCAGCCACTGCATCCAGGAGCAGCGCGAGGTGACCGGGGCCATCCGCATCGGGCAGGGCGATAAGCAACGCGAGGTGCCCATCGAGGACTGGCAGGTCGTCGGCGACGACGTCGCGCTGATCCGCACCGCCGAAGATATCGGGCTGGACCACTACCCCAAGCTCGACACCACCAAGCGAGCCTCCGGGGAGGCCACCGCCTACGGCTGGTCCGTCGACGGCTCCGGGGGCGGCAAGCGGCTGCCCAAGGCAAAGATGAAGATCACCGAGCCCATCGAGGGGACCTCGCTGATCAAGGCCACGACTACCGACGGCGCTATGATCCAGCCCGGCGATTCCGGTGCGCCATTGTTCTACGAAGGCATGCTGAGCGCAGTGCTGACCGCGGGCATCGACACAGACACGGACATGACGCCGGGTTCTTTCACCGCCCCCCAGGGCGCAGAGATGGTCGCTCCAGCGCCCGGTTCAATGGCCCCCGGCGAGATGGCGACCGGCGAATCCGCGGTGATGGACCCCTCCACCGTGGGCCCGGACTCCAGCCCGGAGGAGAAAGAGGCCCTCAAAGAAATGATGAAGAACATGAAACGGCCCACCGGGGCGTACACTTCCGTGGCCCCGTACGCCGAAAAGGTCCAACAGATTATCGCCGCCGACGCCGCGGGCGAAATGTCGCCGGCCGCGGAGGCCAACAAGGTCAGCCCGCTCCTGCTCGGTGGGATCGGTGCGGTGATCGTCGTCGCCATCGGGGCGTCGATTATCGCCCTGCGCCGCCGCAAGCCCGCAGCCGAAGAACAATAGTCCCCCCACACGGGTGCGAAAACAAAAATAATACTTTGTGCAGATCTCGGCTTCCGCTAGATTGCTGTGAGCATGAACACGCTCAATGATGCTCTCGGGGCTATTGCGTCAGCAGTCTGGGGGCCTTTCGTGCTCATCCCGCTGCTTCTTGGCACCGGGCTCTACCTCACCGCGCGGCTCGGGTTCCTGCAGTTTCGCACCCTCGGCCGCGCGCTGCGCAAGGCCTTCATCGACGGCTCCGAAGGCGAGGACATTGACGGAGACATCTCGAACTACCAGGCGCTGACCACAGCGCTGGCCGCCACCGTCGGTGTGGGCAACATCGTGGGCGTGGCCACCGCCATCTCCATCGGCGGGCCCGGATCGCTGCTCTGGATCTGGGTGACTGGCTTGGTCGGCATGGCCTCGAAGTACACGGAAAGCTACCTCGGCGTCCGCTTCCGCACCACCGACCACAAAGGCGAGCAGATCGGCGGGCCCCAGGAATACTTGCGCCGCGGCATCAAGGGGCCGGTCGGGACCGTACTGGCCTTCTTGTTTACCTTCTTTGCCATCATCGCATCCTTCGGCATCGGCAACCTCACCCAAGGCAACGCCGTCGCCGCCGGGTTAGAAAGCTCCTTCGGCCTCGACCCGGTAGCCACCGGGGCCATCCTATTTATCGGCATCGGTTCAGTGCTCCTCGGCGGCATCCAATCGATCGGCCGGGTCACCTCCGCCTTCGTGCCCATGATGATCGTGGTCTACGTGGTCGGCGGCATCGTCGTCCTGGCGATGAACGTCACCGCGCTGCCCGCCGCGCTCGCCCTCGTCTTCACTGACGCCTTCACCGGCACGGCCGCAACGGGCGGTTTTGTCGGCTCCACCATCCTGGTAGTCATGCAGATGGGCGTTGCCCGCGGCATCTTTTCTAACGAGTCCGGCATGGGCTCGGCCGCCATCGCGGCCGCGGCTGCGCGCACCACGCATCCCGTGCGCCAGGGCTTAGTCTCGATGACCCAGACCTTCATCGACACGCTCATCGTCGTCTCGATCACGGGCCTGTGCATCGTCACCACTGGGGTGTGGGACCAGGGCGAGGAGAACGCCGCCACGATGACCGCCCAGGCCTTCGCCACCGCGCTGCCCGGCCACTGGGGCGGGACCGTCGTCTCACTTTCCATCGTCTTCTTCGCGTTTTCTACCATCCTCGCCTGGGCCTACTACGGCGAGCGCTCCGTGGTCGCGCTCTTCGGCTGGAAGTTCTCCCTGCCCTACCGGCTGATCTTCACCTTCGTCGTCTTCGTCGGGGCCACCACCGAGCTGACGGTCGTGTGGACCTTCGCAGACCTGGCCAACGGCCTCATGGCGATTCCGAACCTCGTCGGCCTGCTCCTCCTCTCCGGCTTGGTGGCCCGCGAAACCCGCGAGTACCTGCGCTTCGACCCGAAGCTCACCGCGTCGAACGAGGCGGTGAAACAGCACATTCGCGATTCCGGCATGGACTGGCCCTAGATTTGCCCGCTGGCCCAGCTCACCGCACCCGCGGACTAGACTTTGAGGCCGTGACCGAACGCTCCGAGATAGCTCACCAGGCCGCGCGGACCGCCACCGTCAGTGCCGGCGCCGCGCTCGGGGCGTGTGCCCGCTTCTGTCTCCAGCTGGCCTTTCCCAGCGCCCTGTGGACGCTTTTTGCCATCAACATGATCGCCTGCCTGGCCATGGGGTTCTTTCGCCCCAGGCTCTTCTGGGGAAAAGGCGTTCTCGGGGGATTCAGTAGTTTTTCCGCGGTGGCTGTCCTGGCCTATCACGTCCCCCTCGCAACCGCGGTCGGCTACTTCGCGCTGACCATGGTTGGGGCGCTGGCGATGTGGTTTATCGGGGACTCCCTCCACCGTGGGGGCCAGCACAAACCGGCCGAGCGGGAGGTGGGCAAGCAATGATTCTCCATGCCGGCGTCATCCTCGCACTCGTCTTGTGCACCGGCGCGCTCGGCGGCGCCGTACGCTATCTGC
Protein-coding sequences here:
- a CDS encoding fluoride efflux transporter family protein codes for the protein MTERSEIAHQAARTATVSAGAALGACARFCLQLAFPSALWTLFAINMIACLAMGFFRPRLFWGKGVLGGFSSFSAVAVLAYHVPLATAVGYFALTMVGALAMWFIGDSLHRGGQHKPAEREVGKQ
- a CDS encoding trypsin-like serine protease, which produces MTHTRNHTRAAALAATCLSLAALTAPAAGAMETQNFAPEDNESAAVVAERVSADGEMGECSGTAIAPRWVLTASHCIQEQREVTGAIRIGQGDKQREVPIEDWQVVGDDVALIRTAEDIGLDHYPKLDTTKRASGEATAYGWSVDGSGGGKRLPKAKMKITEPIEGTSLIKATTTDGAMIQPGDSGAPLFYEGMLSAVLTAGIDTDTDMTPGSFTAPQGAEMVAPAPGSMAPGEMATGESAVMDPSTVGPDSSPEEKEALKEMMKNMKRPTGAYTSVAPYAEKVQQIIAADAAGEMSPAAEANKVSPLLLGGIGAVIVVAIGASIIALRRRKPAAEEQ
- a CDS encoding alanine/glycine:cation symporter family protein; this translates as MNTLNDALGAIASAVWGPFVLIPLLLGTGLYLTARLGFLQFRTLGRALRKAFIDGSEGEDIDGDISNYQALTTALAATVGVGNIVGVATAISIGGPGSLLWIWVTGLVGMASKYTESYLGVRFRTTDHKGEQIGGPQEYLRRGIKGPVGTVLAFLFTFFAIIASFGIGNLTQGNAVAAGLESSFGLDPVATGAILFIGIGSVLLGGIQSIGRVTSAFVPMMIVVYVVGGIVVLAMNVTALPAALALVFTDAFTGTAATGGFVGSTILVVMQMGVARGIFSNESGMGSAAIAAAAARTTHPVRQGLVSMTQTFIDTLIVVSITGLCIVTTGVWDQGEENAATMTAQAFATALPGHWGGTVVSLSIVFFAFSTILAWAYYGERSVVALFGWKFSLPYRLIFTFVVFVGATTELTVVWTFADLANGLMAIPNLVGLLLLSGLVARETREYLRFDPKLTASNEAVKQHIRDSGMDWP